One stretch of Lysobacter sp. KIS68-7 DNA includes these proteins:
- a CDS encoding acetyl ornithine aminotransferase family protein has translation MTRMSPAMSNPHIRTELPGPNARALIARDAEVISPSYPRDYPFVMSHGRGTEVWDVDGNRFLDFAAGIAVCSTGHAHPQVVAAVKDAADKFLHISSDYWHEQMVGLGERLARIAPMGEPAMSFLCQSGTEAVEAAIKLARYVTGRSRFIGFLGGFHGRTMGSLAFTSSKYTQQKGFFATMPGVTHVPYPNPYRPIFAGDDQGAAVLDYIRMLFERSVPPSEVAAILVEPMQGEGGYIVPPDGFLAGLRALCDEHGILLIFDEVQSGVGRTGRMFASQHWGVSPDIMTLAKGMGSGLPIGAMVAKRRLISQWKRGAHGNTYGGNPITCAAANATIDLVEGGMVGNAATVGAHFLAGLQELQRDFPCIGEVRGKGLMIGMELVESDAAHTPARALCDDVITRAFHNGLLLLSCGASTVRFMPPLNVTREEIDEALALLRTSLAEALDGRRA, from the coding sequence ATGACCCGCATGTCCCCCGCCATGTCCAATCCGCACATCCGCACCGAACTCCCTGGCCCGAACGCGCGCGCGCTGATCGCACGCGACGCGGAAGTGATTTCGCCGTCGTATCCGCGCGACTATCCCTTCGTGATGTCGCATGGCCGCGGCACCGAAGTGTGGGATGTCGACGGCAATCGCTTCCTCGATTTCGCTGCCGGCATCGCGGTGTGCAGCACCGGCCACGCGCATCCGCAGGTCGTCGCGGCGGTGAAGGACGCCGCGGACAAATTCCTGCACATCTCCAGCGATTACTGGCACGAGCAGATGGTCGGCCTCGGCGAACGCCTCGCGCGCATCGCGCCGATGGGCGAGCCGGCGATGAGTTTCCTGTGCCAGTCGGGCACCGAAGCGGTGGAAGCGGCGATCAAGCTCGCGCGCTACGTCACCGGGCGCTCGCGCTTCATCGGCTTCCTCGGCGGCTTCCACGGGCGCACGATGGGCTCGCTCGCGTTCACGTCCAGCAAGTACACGCAGCAGAAGGGCTTCTTCGCCACGATGCCCGGCGTGACGCACGTGCCGTACCCGAATCCGTATCGCCCGATCTTCGCCGGCGACGACCAGGGCGCCGCGGTGCTGGATTACATCCGCATGCTGTTCGAACGCTCGGTGCCGCCGTCGGAAGTCGCGGCGATCCTGGTCGAGCCGATGCAAGGCGAGGGCGGTTACATCGTGCCGCCGGACGGCTTCCTCGCCGGCCTGCGCGCGCTGTGCGACGAGCACGGCATCCTGCTGATCTTCGACGAAGTGCAGTCCGGCGTCGGCCGCACGGGTCGCATGTTCGCGAGCCAGCACTGGGGTGTGTCCCCGGACATCATGACGCTCGCGAAGGGCATGGGCTCGGGCCTGCCGATCGGTGCGATGGTCGCGAAGAGGCGTTTGATCTCGCAGTGGAAGCGCGGCGCGCACGGCAACACGTACGGCGGCAATCCGATCACCTGCGCCGCGGCCAACGCGACGATCGACCTGGTGGAAGGCGGCATGGTCGGCAACGCCGCCACGGTCGGTGCGCACTTCCTGGCGGGCTTGCAGGAACTGCAGCGCGACTTCCCGTGCATCGGCGAGGTGCGCGGCAAGGGCCTGATGATCGGCATGGAACTCGTGGAAAGCGATGCGGCCCACACGCCGGCCCGCGCGCTGTGCGACGACGTGATCACCCGCGCCTTCCACAACGGACTGCTGCTGCTCTCCTGCGGTGCGAGCACGGTGCGCTTCATGCCGCCGCTCAACGTCACGCGCGAGGAGATCGACGAGGCGCTCGCGCTCTTGCGAACGAGCCTCGCCGAAGCGCTCGACGGCCGCAGGGCCTGA
- a CDS encoding CoA-transferase: protein MMQATRDEWMTVAAARMLRDRCVCFVGIGLPSAACNLARLTHAPDIVLIYESGTIGTRPDVLPLSIGDGELAETAAFVVPLPEVFSHYLQGGRVDVGFLGAAQVDRFGNLNSTVIGPYVHPATRLPGAGGAPEIAAHARETFVMAKATPRSFVEQLDFCTSAGFGTGGGARARTNARGGGPRAVITDFGILAPRPKTDELQLTALFADATVEEARAAVGWPLAVADVIDTLAPPTDHELNTLRALHARTRAAHAQPVVLPAGAKTRVTP, encoded by the coding sequence ATGATGCAGGCGACCCGCGATGAATGGATGACCGTCGCTGCCGCGCGCATGTTGCGCGACCGCTGCGTGTGCTTCGTCGGCATCGGCCTGCCGAGTGCGGCGTGCAACCTGGCGCGGCTCACGCATGCGCCGGACATCGTGCTGATCTACGAATCCGGCACGATCGGCACGCGCCCGGACGTGCTGCCCTTGTCGATCGGCGACGGCGAACTGGCCGAGACCGCTGCGTTCGTCGTGCCCTTGCCGGAAGTGTTCTCGCATTACCTGCAGGGCGGGCGCGTGGATGTCGGCTTCCTCGGTGCCGCGCAGGTCGATCGTTTCGGCAACTTGAACAGCACCGTGATCGGCCCCTACGTGCATCCGGCGACGCGCCTGCCCGGCGCAGGCGGTGCGCCCGAGATCGCCGCGCACGCCCGCGAGACCTTCGTGATGGCGAAGGCCACGCCGCGCAGCTTCGTCGAGCAACTCGACTTCTGCACGAGCGCCGGCTTCGGCACCGGCGGTGGCGCGCGCGCGCGCACGAATGCGCGGGGCGGCGGCCCGCGTGCGGTGATCACCGATTTCGGCATCCTCGCGCCGCGGCCGAAAACCGACGAGCTGCAACTCACTGCGCTGTTCGCCGATGCCACCGTCGAAGAAGCGCGCGCCGCGGTCGGCTGGCCGCTGGCCGTCGCCGACGTCATCGACACGCTGGCGCCGCCGACCGACCACGAACTCAACACGCTGCGCGCGCTGCATGCCCGCACGCGCGCGGCGCATGCACAACCCGTCGTCCTGCCGGCCGGCGCAAAGACGAGAGTGACCCCATGA
- a CDS encoding CoA-transferase — MPVTSLREAIQTHVADGASVALEGFTHLIPFAAGHELIRQGKRDLHLIRMTPDLIYDQLIGMGCARKLTFSWGGNPGVGSLHRLRDAVEHAWPRPLELDEHSHAGMAAAFCAGAAHLPFGTLRGYLDNDLDHVNPRIRRVECPFTGERLAAVPALNPDVTILHAQRADRAGNVALHGIVGALREAAMAASRVIVTVEEIVDTLSPAMNAIVLPHFIVSAVVHCPGGAYPSYAHGFYGRDNAFYQQWDAIARNREVFQAWMQRHVLETADHAGFLASLEKRAA; from the coding sequence ATGCCTGTGACCTCGCTCCGCGAAGCGATCCAGACCCATGTCGCCGACGGCGCCAGCGTGGCGCTGGAAGGCTTCACGCACCTGATTCCATTCGCGGCCGGCCATGAGCTGATCCGCCAGGGCAAGCGCGACCTGCACCTGATCCGCATGACGCCGGACCTGATCTACGACCAGCTGATCGGCATGGGCTGCGCGCGCAAGCTGACGTTCTCGTGGGGGGGCAATCCGGGCGTGGGGTCGCTGCATCGCTTGCGCGATGCGGTGGAGCACGCGTGGCCGCGTCCGCTGGAACTGGACGAACACAGCCACGCCGGCATGGCCGCGGCCTTCTGCGCGGGCGCGGCGCACCTGCCGTTCGGCACGCTGCGCGGGTATCTGGACAACGACCTGGACCACGTCAATCCACGCATCCGCCGCGTCGAATGTCCCTTCACCGGCGAGCGCCTGGCCGCGGTGCCCGCGTTGAATCCCGATGTCACGATCCTGCACGCGCAACGCGCGGACCGCGCGGGCAACGTCGCGCTGCACGGCATCGTCGGTGCATTGCGCGAAGCTGCGATGGCGGCCTCGCGCGTGATCGTCACCGTCGAAGAAATCGTCGACACGCTGTCGCCGGCGATGAACGCGATCGTGCTGCCGCACTTCATCGTCAGCGCGGTGGTGCATTGCCCGGGTGGCGCCTACCCCTCGTATGCGCATGGCTTCTACGGACGCGACAACGCCTTCTACCAACAGTGGGATGCGATCGCCCGCAATCGCGAAGTGTTCCAGGCATGGATGCAACGCCACGTGCTGGAGACCGCCGACCACGCGGGCTTCCTCGCGAGCCTGGAGAAGAGGGCCGCATGA
- a CDS encoding aldehyde dehydrogenase family protein has protein sequence MSFRLTYATMFNPPAEMHVQFEAALARLEAMFGQRHPLFVGGADRQPAAWATKHSPIDTNVALGEFPLADAGDVDAAMRAANAAYPAWRALPVAERAALLRKAGDLMQQRVYDIAAALTLEVGKNRMEALGEAQETVDFFHHYADDFEKHSGFDHPLPDDPIEGVASHNRSVMRPYGAWVVIAPFNFPFALAGGPVAAALVTGNTVVFKSATDTPWSGRLLAEVLRDAGFPVGTFNYLSGAGSEAGEALAKHPLTAGITFTGSVPVGRQLLQKMAGGAYPRPCIAEMGGKNPCIVTEHADLDRAAAGIARSAFGMGGQKCSALSRLYVHEKVADALIEKLTAQIDAINIGDARKREHWLGPVVNASAYANYARFVLDLEAGGAKLLRGGKQLRNADAARGYYVEPVLAEADLAHPLWKQEMFLPIVMLHRYRDRDDAMRLANDTDMGLTAGFYGDAGEVPWFQDHIEAGVTYANRPQGATTGAWPGYQPFGGWKGSGSTGKAIASFYYLQQYLREQSRTVVE, from the coding sequence ATGAGCTTTCGCCTGACTTACGCCACGATGTTCAACCCGCCGGCGGAAATGCACGTGCAGTTCGAGGCGGCCCTGGCCAGGCTCGAAGCCATGTTCGGCCAGCGCCATCCGTTGTTCGTGGGCGGCGCGGATCGCCAGCCCGCTGCCTGGGCGACCAAGCACAGCCCCATCGACACGAACGTGGCACTCGGCGAATTCCCGCTGGCTGATGCCGGCGACGTGGATGCCGCGATGCGCGCCGCAAACGCGGCGTATCCCGCATGGCGCGCGCTGCCCGTCGCCGAACGCGCCGCATTGCTGCGCAAAGCCGGCGACCTCATGCAGCAGCGCGTGTACGACATCGCCGCGGCGCTCACGCTGGAAGTCGGCAAGAACCGCATGGAGGCGCTGGGCGAAGCGCAGGAAACCGTCGACTTCTTCCATCACTACGCCGACGACTTCGAAAAGCATTCCGGCTTCGACCATCCGCTGCCCGACGATCCGATCGAAGGCGTGGCCTCGCACAATCGCAGCGTCATGCGCCCCTATGGCGCGTGGGTCGTGATCGCGCCGTTCAACTTTCCGTTCGCGCTCGCCGGCGGTCCCGTCGCAGCGGCGCTGGTCACGGGCAACACGGTGGTCTTCAAGTCGGCGACCGATACGCCGTGGTCCGGGCGCCTGCTGGCCGAAGTGCTGCGCGATGCGGGCTTCCCGGTCGGGACCTTCAATTACCTGTCGGGCGCCGGCAGCGAAGCCGGCGAAGCGCTGGCCAAGCATCCGCTGACGGCCGGCATCACCTTCACCGGATCGGTGCCGGTCGGCCGCCAGTTGCTGCAGAAGATGGCGGGCGGTGCGTATCCGCGCCCGTGCATCGCCGAGATGGGCGGCAAGAATCCCTGCATCGTCACCGAACACGCCGACCTGGATCGCGCCGCCGCCGGCATCGCGCGTTCGGCCTTCGGCATGGGCGGGCAGAAATGTTCGGCGCTTTCCCGCCTGTACGTGCATGAAAAGGTCGCCGACGCGCTCATCGAAAAACTCACGGCGCAGATCGACGCGATCAACATCGGCGATGCGCGCAAGCGCGAGCACTGGCTGGGCCCGGTGGTCAACGCCTCCGCGTATGCCAACTACGCGCGCTTCGTGCTCGACCTCGAAGCCGGCGGCGCGAAGCTGTTGCGCGGCGGCAAGCAACTGCGCAATGCCGATGCCGCGCGCGGGTACTACGTCGAGCCGGTCCTTGCGGAGGCCGATCTTGCGCATCCGCTGTGGAAGCAGGAGATGTTCCTGCCCATCGTGATGCTGCATCGCTACCGCGATCGCGACGACGCGATGCGCCTGGCCAACGACACCGACATGGGCCTGACCGCCGGCTTCTACGGCGACGCAGGCGAAGTGCCGTGGTTCCAGGACCACATCGAAGCGGGCGTGACCTACGCCAATCGCCCGCAGGGCGCGACCACGGGCGCATGGCCCGGCTACCAACCCTTCGGTGGATGGAAGGGATCGGGTTCGACGGGCAAGGCGATCGCCTCGTTCTACTACCTGCAGCAATACCTGCGCGAGCAGTCGCGCACCGTGGTGGAGTGA
- a CDS encoding aminotransferase class III-fold pyridoxal phosphate-dependent enzyme, producing the protein MTINERASVLHSWSVQADWNAPTVVGGQGARLHLADGRSILDMSSLAECSNLGHQHPRLVAAIREQAERLCFVSNAWGAKPRAELAAMLLERSGFEGGRVFFTLGGADANENAVKIARQASRRPRGTVLARDRSYHGATHLAMALSGDSRTQAQVDASAFGVQHVPPPYAYRCPFGTRDADECGHRAAQAVADRIDILGADTVAAVLMEPNAGTNGIVAPDTYWPALRRATAERGVYLIADEVMSAFGRCGEWFAWQRHGEAGRPDMMTLAKGLTGAALPLGAVVLSRDVAARIEHEMLYTGLTYCGHPLACAAGVAAMQAYADEGLIERSRSRGADLLTAVQRLQSKHPVIGDVRGGHGLFAVIELVTDRATRAPLAPWPQTPPALKALVDEAMAAGVSFATRGNLILLAPPLVIEDAELADAIALLDRLLARHFTPSPETRSAEAPT; encoded by the coding sequence ATGACCATCAACGAACGCGCGTCGGTGCTGCATAGCTGGTCGGTCCAGGCCGACTGGAATGCGCCGACCGTGGTCGGCGGCCAGGGCGCCCGGCTGCACCTGGCCGATGGGCGCTCGATCCTGGACATGAGCAGCTTGGCCGAGTGCAGCAACCTCGGGCACCAGCATCCGCGCCTGGTCGCGGCGATCCGCGAACAGGCCGAGCGCCTGTGCTTCGTCAGCAATGCCTGGGGCGCGAAACCGCGGGCCGAACTTGCCGCGATGCTGCTCGAACGTTCGGGCTTCGAAGGCGGCCGCGTGTTCTTCACGCTCGGCGGCGCCGATGCCAACGAGAACGCCGTCAAGATCGCGCGCCAGGCCTCGCGCAGGCCGCGCGGCACGGTGCTCGCACGCGATCGCTCGTACCACGGGGCGACGCATCTGGCGATGGCGTTGTCGGGGGATTCGCGCACGCAGGCGCAGGTCGATGCCAGTGCCTTCGGCGTGCAGCACGTGCCGCCGCCGTATGCGTACCGCTGCCCGTTCGGCACGCGCGATGCGGACGAATGCGGCCATCGCGCGGCGCAGGCCGTCGCCGATCGCATCGACATCCTCGGCGCCGACACGGTCGCCGCGGTGCTCATGGAACCCAATGCGGGCACCAATGGCATCGTCGCGCCGGACACGTACTGGCCTGCGTTGCGTCGTGCCACGGCGGAGCGCGGCGTGTATCTGATTGCCGATGAAGTGATGAGCGCCTTCGGTCGTTGCGGCGAGTGGTTCGCCTGGCAACGCCATGGCGAGGCCGGGCGTCCGGACATGATGACGCTGGCGAAAGGCCTGACCGGTGCGGCATTGCCGCTCGGCGCCGTGGTGCTGAGCCGCGATGTCGCCGCGCGCATCGAACACGAAATGCTCTACACGGGCCTGACGTATTGCGGGCATCCGCTCGCCTGCGCGGCCGGTGTCGCCGCGATGCAGGCCTACGCCGACGAAGGTTTGATCGAACGCTCGCGTTCGCGCGGCGCGGACCTGCTCACCGCCGTGCAGCGCCTGCAATCCAAACACCCGGTGATCGGCGACGTGCGCGGCGGCCACGGCCTGTTCGCGGTCATCGAACTGGTCACCGACCGCGCCACGCGCGCACCGCTGGCCCCGTGGCCGCAGACGCCGCCTGCGCTCAAGGCGCTGGTGGACGAAGCGATGGCCGCGGGCGTGTCCTTCGCCACGCGCGGCAACCTGATCCTGCTGGCGCCGCCCCTGGTCATCGAAGACGCCGAACTCGCCGATGCGATCGCGCTGCTCGACCGCCTGCTGGCGCGCCACTTCACCCCATCCCCCGAAACACGTTCCGCAGAGGCGCCGACATGA
- a CDS encoding IclR family transcriptional regulator C-terminal domain-containing protein, producing the protein MAKAVRNDPTFEDSRDYVQSLARGLSVLRAFDAENTRLSLADIAARTSMSRAAARRLVMTLEHLGYVRSGGREYVLSPSVLELGFGYLGSLNLTDLAQPLLEDLARTVNQSSSMAVLEGQSIVYVLRVPGRRIMSVTLGVGARLPAFSASMGRVLLSGLDNAALDQWMGDCRPIAHTPHTVTDTRRLRRIVDEVRAQGYAYVEQELELGLCSVAVPVHNADGRIATAINVSMPYHPDAGREALATVLPQLKLTASAIEHCMPSHRLPAVSP; encoded by the coding sequence ATGGCCAAGGCAGTGCGCAACGACCCGACGTTCGAGGACAGCCGCGATTACGTGCAGTCCCTGGCCCGCGGCTTGTCCGTGCTGCGTGCGTTCGATGCGGAGAACACACGCCTGAGCCTGGCCGACATCGCCGCACGCACCTCAATGTCGCGCGCCGCTGCGCGTCGGCTGGTGATGACGCTGGAACACCTGGGCTACGTGCGCAGCGGCGGCCGCGAATACGTGCTGAGCCCCAGCGTGCTCGAGCTCGGCTTCGGCTACCTCGGCTCGCTCAACCTCACCGACCTCGCCCAGCCCCTGCTGGAAGATCTCGCGCGCACCGTCAACCAGAGCAGTTCGATGGCGGTGCTGGAAGGCCAGTCGATCGTGTACGTGCTGCGCGTGCCGGGCCGCCGGATCATGAGCGTGACGCTCGGGGTCGGCGCACGCTTGCCGGCGTTTTCCGCTTCGATGGGGCGCGTGCTGCTGTCGGGCCTGGACAATGCCGCGCTCGACCAGTGGATGGGCGACTGCCGGCCGATCGCGCACACGCCGCATACCGTCACCGATACGCGCCGGCTGCGTCGCATCGTCGACGAGGTGCGCGCACAGGGGTACGCCTACGTCGAACAGGAACTCGAACTCGGGTTGTGCTCGGTCGCCGTGCCGGTGCACAACGCCGATGGCCGCATCGCCACGGCGATCAACGTGAGCATGCCCTACCACCCGGATGCCGGGCGCGAGGCGCTGGCCACGGTCCTGCCGCAACTGAAGCTCACTGCATCCGCCATCGAGCACTGCATGCCGTCGCATCGCCTGCCCGCCGTGAGCCCGTGA
- the pcaF gene encoding 3-oxoadipyl-CoA thiolase: protein MKGARAVYLCDGVRTPFGRYRGGLSSIRTDDLAALPLRQLMERHPGLAEKIDEVILGCANQSGEDNRNVARMAALLAGLPVSVPGVTVNRLCASGLEAVGQAARAIALGEAELVLAGGVEGMSRAPYVMGKADVPFGREQKLEDTTLGWRFVNPAMAALHGVDSMAQTAENLAREHGIARADQDAFAWRSQQRAARAIASGRLAEELMSVGKCVADEQPRPDSTPDKLATLSPLLGADGTITAGNASGLNDGACALLLASEEAVARFGLVPRVRVLGMAAAGVPPRTMGIGPVPAIGRLFKRLDCNLEAFDRIEINEAFAAQVLACTRALGLADDADRVNPNGGALALGHPLGASGARLVLTAMHDLQHAARDRALVAMCVGVGQGVAFAMERVR from the coding sequence ATGAAGGGGGCGCGCGCGGTCTATCTCTGCGACGGCGTGCGCACGCCGTTCGGCCGCTATCGCGGCGGCCTGTCTTCGATCCGCACCGACGATCTCGCGGCACTTCCGCTGCGGCAGTTGATGGAACGCCATCCGGGGCTTGCCGAGAAGATCGACGAGGTCATCCTCGGGTGCGCCAACCAATCCGGCGAGGACAACCGCAACGTCGCCCGCATGGCGGCGTTGCTCGCGGGGCTGCCCGTGTCGGTGCCTGGCGTGACGGTGAATCGCCTGTGCGCCTCGGGCCTGGAAGCGGTGGGCCAGGCGGCGCGCGCGATTGCGCTCGGCGAGGCGGAGCTGGTGCTGGCCGGCGGCGTGGAAGGCATGTCGCGCGCGCCCTACGTGATGGGCAAGGCCGACGTGCCGTTCGGGCGCGAGCAGAAACTCGAGGACACCACGCTGGGCTGGCGCTTCGTCAATCCGGCGATGGCGGCGCTGCACGGCGTGGATTCGATGGCGCAGACCGCGGAAAACCTCGCGCGCGAACACGGCATCGCCCGCGCCGACCAGGATGCATTCGCATGGCGGTCGCAGCAGCGCGCCGCGCGCGCGATCGCCAGCGGTCGCCTCGCCGAAGAACTCATGTCCGTGGGCAAGTGCGTCGCCGACGAACAACCGCGCCCCGACTCCACGCCGGACAAGCTCGCCACGCTCTCGCCCCTGCTCGGCGCTGACGGCACGATCACCGCAGGCAACGCCTCCGGCCTCAACGACGGCGCCTGCGCGCTGTTGCTCGCCTCCGAAGAGGCCGTGGCACGTTTTGGCCTGGTGCCCCGTGTCCGCGTGCTCGGCATGGCGGCCGCCGGCGTGCCGCCGCGCACCATGGGCATCGGTCCGGTCCCGGCCATCGGGCGATTGTTCAAACGCCTGGATTGCAACCTGGAGGCCTTCGATCGCATCGAGATCAATGAAGCATTCGCCGCGCAGGTGCTGGCCTGCACGCGCGCCCTGGGGCTGGCCGACGACGCCGATCGGGTCAATCCGAACGGCGGCGCGCTGGCCCTCGGGCATCCGCTCGGCGCAAGCGGTGCACGATTGGTGCTGACAGCGATGCACGATCTACAGCATGCTGCACGCGACCGGGCCCTGGTCGCGATGTGTGTCGGCGTGGGCCAGGGGGTGGCTTTCGCCATGGAGCGCGTGCGATGA
- a CDS encoding tetratricopeptide repeat-containing sulfotransferase family protein, whose product MNTVSETTASLDVALAHTSRLLGTDPALAAEQANEILRVVGAHPTATLLLGLALDRTGRADEALVALKRAVSLDPAQPGAWLALADHLAATGDAAGADDAYVRYVARANRDPALMQAGAALAANRLPEAESLLRARLERLPTDVAAMRMLAELAARLGRSEDAEHLLARALELAPGFHAARQHYALVLYRGNKPTEALAEVDTLLRLDPNNPGYRNLKAVVLCRIGDFAPALEIYADILRQHPGQTKIWMSYGHALKTAGRQDDAIAAYRRCIALDASFGEAWWSLANLKTFRFEADDLALMRRQLANESLAVEHRLHLGFALGKALEDTEAFAESFAHYDKGNALRRGQLMYTPEDNTSRVRKIKRSYTREFFAERAGSGCQAADPIFIVGMPRAGSTLIEQILSSHSAVEGTMELPEIISMTRDLRRQVDAGQAHPYHDALAALDGDALRALGEHYLERTRIHRKTGAPRFIDKMPNNFAHIGLIQLVLPNAKIIDARRHPLACCFSNFKQHFARGQAFSYGLDDLGRYYADYVELMAHFDAVLPGRVHRVVYERMVEDTEAEVRRLLDYCGLPFEEQCLRFYENDRPVRTASSEQVRRPIYRDGVDQWRHYEPWLEPLKAALGPVLEAYPEAPF is encoded by the coding sequence ATGAACACGGTGTCCGAAACGACTGCTTCGCTCGATGTCGCGCTGGCGCATACCTCGCGCCTGCTCGGCACGGACCCTGCGCTTGCCGCTGAACAGGCCAACGAGATCCTGCGTGTCGTCGGTGCGCATCCCACGGCCACGCTGTTGCTCGGGCTTGCCCTGGATCGGACGGGTCGCGCGGACGAAGCCCTGGTGGCGCTCAAGCGCGCGGTCTCGCTCGATCCTGCGCAGCCGGGCGCCTGGCTCGCCCTGGCCGACCACCTGGCCGCGACCGGCGACGCCGCCGGCGCCGATGACGCCTACGTCCGCTACGTGGCCCGCGCCAATCGCGACCCCGCCCTCATGCAGGCCGGCGCCGCGCTCGCCGCCAATCGCCTGCCGGAAGCCGAGTCGCTGCTGCGCGCGCGCCTGGAGCGCCTGCCCACCGACGTCGCCGCGATGCGCATGCTCGCCGAACTCGCCGCGCGCCTGGGCCGCAGCGAAGATGCCGAACACCTGCTCGCGCGCGCACTGGAACTCGCACCGGGCTTCCACGCCGCGCGCCAGCACTACGCGCTGGTCCTGTACCGCGGCAACAAGCCGACCGAAGCGCTGGCGGAAGTCGACACGCTGCTGCGCCTGGACCCGAACAACCCCGGCTATCGCAACCTGAAGGCCGTGGTGCTGTGCCGCATCGGCGACTTCGCGCCCGCGCTCGAGATCTACGCCGACATCCTGCGCCAGCATCCGGGCCAGACGAAGATCTGGATGAGTTACGGGCACGCGCTCAAGACCGCCGGACGCCAGGACGACGCGATCGCCGCCTATCGTCGTTGCATCGCGCTCGATGCGTCCTTCGGCGAAGCGTGGTGGAGCCTGGCGAACCTGAAGACCTTCCGCTTCGAAGCGGACGATCTCGCGCTGATGCGCCGCCAGCTCGCGAACGAATCGCTCGCCGTCGAACACCGCCTGCACCTCGGCTTCGCGCTGGGCAAGGCGCTGGAGGACACGGAAGCGTTCGCCGAATCCTTCGCGCATTACGACAAGGGCAATGCGCTGCGCCGCGGCCAGCTCATGTACACGCCCGAAGACAACACCTCGCGCGTGCGCAAGATCAAGCGCAGCTACACGCGCGAGTTCTTTGCCGAACGTGCAGGCAGCGGCTGCCAGGCCGCCGATCCGATCTTCATCGTCGGCATGCCGCGCGCCGGCTCCACGCTGATCGAACAGATCCTCTCGAGCCATTCGGCGGTCGAGGGCACGATGGAACTGCCCGAGATCATTTCGATGACGCGCGACCTGCGCCGCCAGGTCGACGCCGGGCAGGCACATCCGTACCACGACGCGCTCGCCGCGCTCGACGGCGACGCGCTGCGCGCGCTCGGCGAGCATTACCTGGAACGCACGCGCATCCACCGCAAGACCGGTGCGCCGCGTTTCATCGACAAGATGCCGAACAACTTTGCGCACATCGGCCTGATCCAGCTGGTGCTGCCCAACGCGAAGATCATCGACGCACGCCGGCACCCGCTCGCGTGCTGCTTCTCGAACTTCAAGCAGCACTTCGCCCGCGGGCAGGCCTTCAGCTACGGGCTCGACGACCTCGGCCGCTATTACGCCGACTACGTCGAGCTCATGGCGCACTTCGACGCCGTGCTGCCCGGCCGCGTCCATCGCGTGGTGTACGAGCGCATGGTCGAGGACACCGAGGCCGAAGTGCGCCGCCTGCTCGACTACTGCGGCCTGCCGTTCGAAGAGCAGTGCCTGCGCTTCTACGAAAACGACCGCCCTGTGCGCACCGCGAGTTCCGAACAGGTGCGCCGGCCCATCTATCGCGACGGCGTCGACCAATGGCGCCATTACGAACCCTGGCTCGAACCGCTGAAGGCGGCGCTGGGCCCCGTGTTGGAGGCATACCCCGAAGCACCGTTCTGA